The Spirosoma foliorum genome has a window encoding:
- a CDS encoding Gfo/Idh/MocA family protein: protein MQKINIGVVGTGFIGPAHIEALRRLPNTNVLALCEVTAELARQKADQLGIERSCTFDELLKMDDIKVVHICTPNFLHYSQSKAALEAGKHVVCEKPLAKDLHEAEELVELAKKTGLVNAVHFNLRYYPLVRQMKVMREQDDLGEVYSIIGSYLQDWLFYDTDYNWRLEPDKSGDSRAIADIGSHLMDSLEYITGLKTVAVMADFNTVHKFRKKPLKPVETYSGKMLQPEDYADVPINTEDHANVLLKFDNGNRGVITVSQVSAGRKNQMKLEIAGSKKTYAWNSEAPNEMWIGNRDGANQSFMRDPSLAHPEARSVISFPGGHNEGFPDTSKQLFKEVYDAIAAGKQPENPTFPTFADGYRELLICEKILESNRKQAWVEI, encoded by the coding sequence ATGCAAAAAATTAACATCGGTGTCGTTGGCACCGGATTTATCGGACCCGCGCACATTGAAGCGCTGCGTCGCCTACCTAATACTAATGTTCTCGCCCTTTGCGAAGTAACGGCCGAACTGGCTCGTCAGAAAGCCGATCAGCTGGGTATCGAGCGGTCTTGTACGTTTGATGAACTGCTGAAAATGGACGACATTAAAGTGGTCCATATTTGTACCCCGAACTTCCTGCACTATTCGCAATCGAAAGCGGCCCTGGAAGCGGGTAAGCACGTTGTCTGCGAAAAACCACTCGCCAAAGACCTGCACGAAGCCGAAGAGCTAGTTGAGTTGGCAAAGAAAACCGGTCTGGTCAACGCTGTGCATTTTAACCTCCGCTACTACCCGCTGGTTCGCCAGATGAAAGTAATGCGCGAGCAGGATGATCTGGGCGAAGTGTATTCGATTATCGGGTCGTACTTGCAGGACTGGCTTTTCTATGACACCGATTACAACTGGCGTCTGGAACCCGATAAATCAGGCGATTCCCGCGCTATTGCCGACATCGGTTCGCACTTGATGGATAGTCTGGAATACATCACCGGTTTGAAAACGGTAGCCGTTATGGCCGATTTCAATACAGTTCATAAATTCCGTAAGAAGCCATTAAAACCCGTTGAAACGTATTCGGGTAAAATGCTTCAGCCAGAAGATTATGCTGATGTCCCCATCAATACCGAAGACCACGCTAACGTACTGCTGAAGTTTGACAATGGCAACCGGGGTGTTATTACCGTATCGCAGGTATCGGCAGGACGCAAAAATCAGATGAAACTGGAAATTGCTGGTTCGAAGAAAACCTACGCCTGGAACTCCGAAGCCCCTAACGAAATGTGGATTGGTAACCGCGATGGTGCCAACCAATCGTTCATGCGTGACCCATCATTGGCACACCCCGAAGCGCGTTCGGTTATCTCATTCCCCGGTGGCCATAACGAAGGTTTCCCTGACACATCAAAGCAGTTGTTCAAGGAAGTTTACGACGCCATTGCCGCCGGAAAACAACCCGAAAACCCAACGTTCCCAACCTTCGCCGATGGTTATCGCGAATTGCTGATTTGCGAAAAGATTCTGGAGAGCAATAGGAAACAGGCTTGGGTCGAGATTTAG
- a CDS encoding AAA family ATPase, protein MINRISEEKLIQLVITFKDVAVTGPRQSGKTTLAKKLFKDKPYVSLENPDMRQFALQDPRGFLASYPYRAILDEVQRTPDLFAYLHHKA, encoded by the coding sequence ATGATTAATCGGATTTCAGAAGAAAAATTAATACAGTTAGTGATTACCTTTAAAGATGTTGCTGTCACAGGCCCTCGCCAGTCGGGGAAAACGACTCTGGCTAAAAAACTATTTAAGGACAAGCCCTATGTATCCTTAGAAAACCCAGACATGCGCCAATTTGCGTTACAGGACCCAAGGGGATTTTTGGCTTCTTATCCATATAGGGCCATTCTGGACGAAGTACAGCGAACACCTGACCTATTTGCTTATTTGCATCACAAAGCTTGA
- a CDS encoding four helix bundle protein: protein MDKIEFVQQMQKRTKEFVLRSIRLFRSLPKTEEARIIGKQLLRSSTSVGANYRAVCRARSQAEYFAKQSIVVEETDESLFWLELLVEAEIMPEAKLGNLMAEVSELLAIFSTARKNTPTEKRR from the coding sequence ATGGATAAAATTGAGTTTGTGCAGCAAATGCAGAAGCGGACAAAAGAATTTGTGTTGAGAAGTATTCGTCTATTTCGTTCGCTTCCGAAAACAGAGGAAGCCAGAATTATAGGAAAGCAATTACTTCGGTCTTCAACATCGGTGGGAGCGAATTACCGGGCTGTTTGCCGAGCCAGAAGTCAGGCTGAATATTTCGCTAAACAGAGTATTGTCGTAGAAGAAACTGACGAATCACTGTTCTGGCTTGAACTATTGGTTGAAGCAGAAATAATGCCTGAAGCTAAACTTGGAAATTTAATGGCAGAGGTTTCTGAACTGCTTGCAATCTTTTCCACTGCCCGTAAAAATACGCCAACCGAAAAGCGCAGGTAA
- a CDS encoding DUF4143 domain-containing protein, producing the protein MLICITKLEHLQNHPLRGAIFEGMVITELVKQRTNAGLPINLFYSRDKTGHEIDVIIDETEKLIPIELKPGQTINNEFFKNITYWNNLSDQRDSFVLYAGNQMQKRSTGITVLNWREFLKRNPLIGQ; encoded by the coding sequence TTGCTTATTTGCATCACAAAGCTTGAACACCTCCAAAATCATCCATTACGAGGAGCTATTTTTGAAGGCATGGTCATCACCGAATTAGTAAAACAACGTACTAATGCGGGGTTACCTATCAACCTGTTTTATTCGCGAGATAAAACAGGACATGAAATAGATGTCATTATTGACGAAACCGAAAAACTTATACCCATTGAGTTAAAACCTGGCCAAACAATTAATAATGAGTTTTTCAAAAATATAACCTATTGGAACAATTTAAGTGATCAAAGAGACTCATTTGTCTTATATGCGGGTAATCAAATGCAAAAAAGAAGCACTGGTATAACTGTATTGAACTGGCGGGAATTTTTGAAAAGAAATCCCTTAATCGGTCAATAG
- a CDS encoding META domain-containing protein: protein MRTLLFGLLLLTVACRRPSTQFAAMMTPVNQPTDYSRNLKAGDELVAMGSDPAWTLTINPSKGFLTFTTLTSDSLTTKAPEIQTDSEGVLRFSALIDSTQSGRINVLFRPDSCVDKLSGQRFDYRVEVDYRGKSYVGCGSSLRQLALLQDIWVLSSFQGNSISAGGSRNEVPRLEISLTEARVTGTTGCNRLSGTVRADTRQIVFGPLITTKMACMGEAGQFEPKFLQALSEPLAYRVGEGKLTLLRAGKVVMVFKKVD, encoded by the coding sequence ATGCGTACGCTTCTGTTTGGTCTTTTATTGTTGACGGTAGCCTGCCGTCGTCCATCAACTCAGTTTGCGGCAATGATGACACCCGTCAATCAGCCCACAGACTATAGTCGAAACCTGAAAGCGGGTGACGAACTCGTTGCCATGGGAAGTGATCCTGCCTGGACGCTCACCATTAATCCATCGAAGGGATTTTTAACGTTCACGACATTAACCAGCGATAGCCTAACAACCAAAGCGCCCGAAATTCAAACCGACTCAGAAGGTGTCCTCCGTTTTAGCGCTTTGATAGACAGTACTCAATCGGGCCGAATCAACGTTTTGTTCAGACCAGATAGTTGCGTTGATAAACTATCCGGCCAACGTTTTGATTACCGTGTGGAAGTTGACTATCGGGGCAAAAGCTATGTAGGTTGTGGTTCGTCATTACGGCAATTGGCTTTACTACAGGATATTTGGGTACTCAGCAGTTTTCAGGGAAATAGCATTTCGGCTGGTGGGTCGCGCAATGAAGTGCCCCGCCTAGAAATTTCACTGACAGAAGCCCGGGTAACGGGCACAACTGGCTGCAACCGACTGAGCGGAACTGTCAGAGCCGATACCCGACAAATTGTATTCGGACCATTAATTACCACCAAAATGGCTTGTATGGGCGAAGCGGGGCAGTTTGAGCCTAAATTTCTACAGGCATTAAGCGAACCTTTGGCTTACAGGGTCGGTGAGGGTAAGTTGACCTTACTCCGTGCCGGCAAGGTTGTTATGGTTTTTAAAAAAGTAGATTAG
- a CDS encoding DUF1501 domain-containing protein codes for MKRRNFLQKAASSLILPVLIDGYGAKAFARPSSFIQSLISLAAQSDRVLVIIQLVGGNDGLNMVIPLDQMGVYTSPGFRGNIAIPEAKALRLKSYPGTGLHPAMTGMQQLFNNDKLSIVQGVSYPTPNFSHFRASDIWMTAVDSNQTATSGWAGRYLDQRFPNFPSAYPTTDMPDPPAIQIGYVTATSLLGPTDSMAIVLQDPDVFARLVGDKPNAPVTNLTGYVGQQIDYIRQQQASSVSYAGQIKTAAGKGKNLATYPTSNALADQLKIIARLISGGMQTKVYYVTLGGFDNHAGQVVATDTTTGTHANLLKTLSDAVAAFQNDLTQLKVDDRVVGMTFSEFGRRAISNSSYGTDHGTSAPMFVFGSAIKSAMVGKNPNLSDLDNNNLKMQTDFRQVYAAILTDWFGADASTETAALFKDFAVAPVFRAPAVVTGVDPGAAEARLYPNPASAEVILESDWLVQGIKTVQIANTQGRYMSVSSSRPTPTSVLLNVGNLPTGDYLLRVETAQGILTKRMVVAR; via the coding sequence ATGAAACGTCGTAATTTTCTCCAAAAGGCAGCTTCGTCGCTGATACTTCCGGTTTTGATTGATGGCTACGGAGCCAAAGCATTCGCCCGGCCTTCCTCGTTCATTCAATCACTGATTAGCCTGGCCGCTCAAAGCGATCGTGTGCTGGTCATCATTCAGCTCGTTGGGGGGAATGATGGATTGAATATGGTGATCCCACTCGATCAAATGGGCGTGTACACCTCGCCAGGTTTTCGCGGAAATATTGCCATTCCCGAAGCCAAAGCGCTCCGACTAAAGAGCTATCCGGGAACGGGCCTGCATCCGGCCATGACGGGGATGCAGCAGCTATTCAACAACGATAAATTGAGTATTGTGCAGGGGGTGTCGTATCCAACGCCCAACTTCTCGCATTTCCGAGCCAGCGATATCTGGATGACTGCCGTCGACTCGAATCAAACTGCGACTTCTGGCTGGGCTGGCCGCTACCTTGACCAGCGTTTCCCTAATTTCCCGAGTGCCTACCCAACCACCGACATGCCTGATCCACCAGCGATCCAGATCGGTTATGTAACGGCAACTTCGCTGCTCGGCCCAACGGATTCAATGGCTATTGTGTTGCAAGATCCAGACGTTTTTGCCCGGCTGGTGGGCGATAAACCCAACGCGCCAGTCACAAACTTAACGGGTTATGTTGGTCAGCAAATTGATTACATTCGTCAGCAGCAGGCCAGTTCGGTGAGTTATGCCGGGCAGATTAAAACAGCGGCTGGCAAGGGGAAAAATCTGGCTACTTACCCTACCTCAAACGCACTGGCCGATCAACTTAAAATAATTGCCCGACTTATCAGTGGAGGCATGCAAACGAAAGTGTATTACGTTACACTAGGTGGTTTCGACAACCATGCCGGTCAGGTAGTTGCTACCGATACAACCACAGGAACGCACGCCAATCTGCTTAAAACCCTCTCCGATGCGGTTGCGGCCTTCCAGAATGATCTGACGCAGTTGAAAGTAGATGATCGGGTGGTTGGTATGACGTTCTCCGAATTTGGCCGACGCGCCATCTCAAATAGCAGCTACGGCACCGATCACGGCACTTCGGCTCCTATGTTTGTTTTTGGCTCGGCCATTAAGTCGGCAATGGTGGGGAAAAATCCGAATCTGAGTGACCTGGATAATAACAATCTCAAAATGCAGACCGACTTCCGGCAAGTTTACGCAGCCATCCTGACCGATTGGTTCGGAGCCGATGCCAGCACCGAAACCGCTGCCTTATTTAAAGACTTCGCGGTTGCTCCGGTCTTTCGGGCACCAGCCGTAGTTACAGGAGTCGATCCTGGTGCCGCTGAAGCACGACTTTACCCTAATCCAGCATCGGCAGAAGTGATTTTGGAGTCGGACTGGCTTGTTCAGGGGATAAAAACGGTGCAGATAGCTAACACACAAGGCCGATATATGTCCGTCAGCTCCTCACGCCCAACGCCAACATCGGTTCTACTCAACGTCGGTAATTTGCCTACAGGCGATTATCTACTCCGCGTTGAAACAGCTCAGGGGATACTGACAAAGCGAATGGTAGTGGCTCGCTGA
- a CDS encoding MFS transporter codes for MNQTVNPSRLFLASCLAIITTAFSFSIRAGILPQLGTEFGLTAEQLGFINSMFFFGFPISMVIGGIVYHSVGPKIIMQVAVVAHTLGILLTIYASGYTGLLLSTFFIGFGNGCTEAACNPMIADMYTSSKLNKMLGRFHMWFPGGIVIGSLISKFMTSAGASWQSQIWVLMLPTVVYAFLFFGQAFPKPKVEGVTSLAKNFQAMLTPLYIVLFCCMALTAITEFGPNQWVAVVLSSSGADAMLVLALTFGVMTVGRLFTGPVVAQFGQTGVLLGGAVLATIGIYMFSTVTGPIAYLAAVIFGLGVCFNWPTMIGFVAQRVPLSGALGMSIIGGVGMLSTSIFQPIIGRWIDSDHAAAASKGLTGSELELAAGQATLSTMMTFPIILIVAFTLLWFWLRNSKAGSVDENIVLEQPQL; via the coding sequence ATGAATCAAACCGTTAACCCTTCGCGGCTATTTCTGGCCAGTTGCCTTGCTATTATTACAACAGCCTTTTCGTTCAGTATACGGGCGGGTATTCTGCCCCAATTAGGTACTGAGTTTGGCCTGACTGCCGAGCAATTGGGCTTTATCAATTCCATGTTCTTTTTTGGCTTCCCGATTTCAATGGTCATTGGTGGTATCGTATACCACTCGGTAGGTCCTAAAATTATTATGCAGGTGGCCGTTGTTGCCCACACATTGGGTATTTTACTGACTATCTATGCGAGTGGGTACACTGGCTTGTTATTGTCAACCTTCTTCATTGGTTTCGGTAATGGCTGTACAGAAGCAGCCTGTAATCCGATGATTGCCGATATGTATACCAGCAGCAAGCTGAACAAAATGCTGGGCCGATTCCACATGTGGTTCCCTGGTGGAATTGTTATCGGTAGCTTAATCTCCAAATTTATGACCAGTGCTGGTGCTTCCTGGCAGTCTCAAATCTGGGTACTTATGCTTCCAACAGTAGTTTACGCATTCCTGTTTTTCGGACAGGCTTTCCCAAAACCAAAAGTGGAAGGAGTTACGTCACTAGCGAAAAATTTCCAGGCTATGCTAACCCCGCTGTACATCGTTCTGTTCTGCTGCATGGCCCTAACCGCTATCACCGAATTTGGTCCTAACCAATGGGTAGCTGTTGTATTGAGCAGCAGTGGAGCCGATGCCATGCTCGTATTAGCCTTGACCTTTGGGGTTATGACCGTCGGTCGCCTTTTCACAGGTCCGGTTGTAGCACAATTTGGTCAAACAGGCGTTTTGCTTGGTGGCGCAGTGCTGGCAACTATCGGTATTTATATGTTCAGCACGGTTACTGGCCCAATCGCTTATTTAGCTGCTGTGATCTTTGGCCTTGGCGTATGCTTTAACTGGCCAACCATGATTGGTTTTGTTGCGCAACGGGTTCCATTGAGTGGTGCGCTGGGTATGTCTATCATTGGTGGCGTGGGTATGCTGTCGACATCTATCTTCCAGCCTATCATTGGCCGTTGGATTGATTCTGATCATGCTGCAGCAGCCTCTAAAGGATTAACCGGTTCAGAGCTGGAATTAGCAGCTGGCCAGGCTACTCTTTCAACCATGATGACATTCCCTATCATCCTCATTGTTGCCTTCACGCTTCTTTGGTTCTGGTTGCGTAACAGCAAGGCCGGTTCTGTCGACGAGAACATCGTACTAGAGCAACCACAGCTGTAA
- a CDS encoding CotH kinase family protein has product MRLFSFLLLIVGFLHFSVSAQTLTSSKLPILIINTNGQTIPDDPKIVASLQIIDNGAGKTNSITDKPSFSSKIGIELRGATSQQFFPKKPYGFELRDTSGLNSANASILGMPSESDWVLNATYNDKTLIRETLTYDLNRQMSKYYTPRYRYCEVIVNGSYSGIYILFEKIKRDKNRVNITSIKTTDISGDALTGGYIFKIDKTEGSASREWNSAYQTNGKNILIQIDRPKPEDLAEAQFQYAKQYATDFENALKGAQYQDSLVGYRKYINDDSFVDYLLLTEVCKNVDGYRLSSFFYKDRDSKGGKLVMGPIWDYNLTYGNSNYCNGNSYQGWAYDFTRTCATDDFQMPFWWDRLLSDKAFASKVRIKYQALRKNVLKTERIQNYIDSVATELTDARTRNFQKWPVIGVYVWPNGYVGQTYQQEIDYLKTWVKNRLEWIDNAVLPFGSDVLATEITDGFTFTISPNPSIGDVTLQYQLQQRTNVRLIITDATGRQMNSLSWPNQSAGDHQEIVPARSLPTASGTYYLQLDLDGQPVSRKLLRL; this is encoded by the coding sequence ATGCGCTTGTTTTCGTTTCTACTACTCATCGTTGGTTTTCTCCACTTTTCCGTATCTGCGCAAACACTTACGTCATCCAAACTTCCTATCCTGATTATTAATACGAATGGACAAACCATACCCGATGATCCAAAGATTGTAGCCAGCTTACAGATTATTGATAATGGTGCAGGTAAAACTAATAGTATAACTGACAAGCCTTCCTTCAGTAGTAAAATCGGTATTGAATTACGGGGAGCTACATCGCAACAATTTTTTCCGAAGAAACCGTACGGATTTGAACTACGCGACACGTCTGGGTTGAACTCTGCAAATGCCTCCATTCTGGGCATGCCCTCCGAGTCGGACTGGGTTTTGAATGCGACCTATAATGACAAAACTCTGATTCGGGAAACGCTCACCTACGATTTGAACCGGCAGATGAGCAAGTATTACACGCCACGCTACCGCTATTGTGAGGTGATCGTCAATGGTAGTTATTCAGGGATTTACATTTTATTCGAGAAGATCAAGCGCGATAAAAACCGGGTCAATATTACCAGCATCAAAACAACCGATATATCGGGCGACGCGCTGACGGGAGGGTATATTTTCAAGATCGATAAAACCGAAGGGTCAGCGTCGCGCGAATGGAATTCGGCTTATCAAACCAATGGAAAAAATATCCTGATTCAGATTGATCGACCAAAGCCAGAAGACCTCGCCGAAGCCCAATTCCAATATGCCAAGCAGTATGCAACCGATTTCGAGAATGCGCTGAAAGGCGCACAATATCAGGACTCGCTGGTGGGCTATCGAAAGTACATCAACGATGATTCGTTTGTCGATTACTTGCTCTTAACGGAGGTCTGTAAAAATGTGGATGGGTATCGGCTCAGTTCATTTTTCTACAAAGACCGCGATAGTAAAGGCGGAAAATTGGTCATGGGGCCAATCTGGGATTATAACCTGACCTATGGGAATTCCAATTATTGCAACGGCAATTCTTATCAGGGATGGGCGTACGATTTTACCCGTACCTGCGCGACTGATGATTTCCAGATGCCATTCTGGTGGGATCGCCTATTAAGCGACAAAGCATTCGCCAGCAAAGTTCGCATTAAGTATCAGGCTCTTCGCAAGAACGTACTCAAAACCGAACGGATTCAAAATTACATCGACTCGGTAGCTACAGAGCTGACCGACGCCCGTACCCGCAATTTCCAAAAGTGGCCCGTTATTGGCGTGTATGTCTGGCCGAATGGCTATGTGGGCCAAACCTATCAACAGGAAATTGATTACCTGAAAACATGGGTAAAAAACCGCTTGGAGTGGATAGATAACGCCGTATTGCCCTTTGGCTCCGACGTGCTGGCCACCGAAATTACCGATGGATTTACCTTCACCATCAGTCCAAATCCATCCATAGGTGATGTTACCCTACAATACCAGCTCCAGCAACGGACCAACGTGCGGCTGATTATTACCGATGCCACTGGTCGACAGATGAATAGCCTATCCTGGCCTAATCAATCAGCGGGCGATCATCAGGAAATAGTACCTGCTCGTTCGTTGCCCACGGCATCGGGCACCTATTATCTGCAACTTGATCTGGACGGGCAGCCCGTTAGCCGGAAGCTGCTGCGGCTCTGA
- a CDS encoding DUF1800 domain-containing protein, with the protein MALLDAYTKPLTADQVAYLLRRATFGPTPDQIKTLTGQTAAQIATKLLADQPTPPLPLDLNTGKPFTDQLFDATTQPTYRAYLKMWWGNLMLNQPVSVLEKMTLFWSNHFVTNDSTVNDHRYMYRYNALLRQHALGNFKAFTIAITQDPAMLRFLNGNQNVAGTANENYARELQELFTIGRNGGYTEDDVRAAAKVLTGWTDTGYRDATSTSISSSFRPTKHDSTDKTFSATYQNTVIKGRTGANAGLDELNDLLDMILKNVETPRYICRRIYRWFVNSDITADVETNFIIPLADLFRKNNFEIKPVLSALFQSQHFFDSALRGAVIKSPTELVIGTFRFWGVQAPDPTQAITVFYQIGNYINLRLKEEQQELLNPPTVFGWTAYYQTGYYQQWINSTTLGLRGYFGDALTINLLKFNGKAVIDPIAYVKNLSDPTNPATLVNDAVGQLLAIPLDQAQKDFLTNTVLLNGLPGYEWTSEWNDYLKSPNDNTKKQSVQLKLTTLLQYIFRMAEYQVA; encoded by the coding sequence GTGGCTCTACTCGATGCTTATACTAAACCTCTGACGGCAGATCAGGTAGCTTACCTGCTCCGGCGGGCCACTTTTGGGCCTACTCCCGATCAGATCAAAACACTTACGGGACAAACAGCCGCTCAAATCGCCACAAAACTGCTGGCCGATCAGCCTACGCCCCCGCTTCCGCTCGATCTAAACACAGGTAAGCCATTTACAGATCAGCTTTTCGATGCCACTACTCAGCCGACTTACAGAGCCTATCTGAAAATGTGGTGGGGTAACCTGATGCTTAATCAGCCCGTATCGGTGTTGGAAAAGATGACGCTGTTTTGGTCAAATCATTTCGTCACCAATGATTCGACGGTCAATGATCATCGTTATATGTATCGGTACAATGCCCTTCTTCGGCAACATGCCCTCGGTAACTTCAAAGCTTTTACCATCGCTATTACGCAGGACCCGGCCATGTTGCGATTTTTAAATGGGAATCAAAACGTGGCAGGAACCGCCAATGAAAATTATGCCCGCGAGCTTCAGGAGCTTTTTACTATTGGGCGAAATGGTGGCTATACGGAAGATGATGTTCGGGCAGCGGCTAAAGTGCTGACAGGCTGGACCGATACAGGTTATCGCGATGCGACTAGCACAAGCATTAGTAGCTCGTTTCGGCCGACCAAGCACGATTCAACCGACAAAACGTTCTCGGCAACCTATCAGAATACGGTTATCAAAGGTCGGACAGGGGCTAATGCAGGTTTGGATGAATTGAACGATCTGCTGGATATGATTCTGAAGAATGTTGAAACTCCCCGTTATATCTGCCGACGAATTTATCGCTGGTTCGTCAATTCCGATATTACGGCTGATGTCGAAACAAACTTTATTATACCCCTCGCCGATCTGTTCCGAAAGAACAATTTTGAGATAAAACCAGTATTATCAGCGCTTTTTCAGAGCCAGCATTTTTTCGATAGCGCCTTACGCGGAGCCGTTATTAAATCGCCCACCGAGTTGGTTATTGGTACGTTCCGTTTCTGGGGAGTGCAAGCCCCCGATCCAACACAGGCTATTACTGTTTTTTACCAGATCGGAAATTATATCAATCTCCGTCTGAAAGAAGAACAGCAAGAGCTACTCAACCCACCCACTGTTTTTGGCTGGACAGCCTACTATCAAACGGGTTATTATCAGCAATGGATCAATTCGACGACGCTGGGGCTACGCGGTTATTTCGGCGACGCTCTGACAATCAATCTATTGAAATTCAATGGAAAGGCGGTTATTGATCCAATAGCCTACGTTAAAAACCTCTCCGATCCTACGAATCCTGCCACCTTAGTCAACGATGCTGTTGGGCAGTTGCTGGCCATTCCGCTCGATCAGGCACAAAAGGATTTTCTGACCAACACCGTCTTGCTCAACGGCTTACCGGGCTACGAATGGACGAGTGAATGGAATGACTACCTCAAAAGCCCCAATGACAATACGAAGAAGCAGTCGGTTCAACTAAAGCTGACGACACTTCTGCAATACATTTTCCGCATGGCCGAGTATCAGGTTGCATAA
- a CDS encoding Gfo/Idh/MocA family protein, with amino-acid sequence MGMVGGGLDAFIGAVHRRAAGFDGEIELVCGCFSSNPDKSKATGHALYLPEDRVYSSFEEMILAEKALPEGERMDFLSIVTPNHMHFPPAKMALENGFHVMCDKPMTLTLEEAKELATIVEKSGLVFGLTHNYTGYPMVKEARDMIRNGKLGKLRKVVVEYPQGWLSKKEEDTDYKQAIWRTDPAKSGAAGCMGDIGTHAENLAEYVTGLQISELCADLTAFVPGRQLDDDGNVLLHFEGGAKGVLHASQIANGEENALKIYVYGELGGLEWHQMEPNTLKYKTQEGQRIIRPNVGTLSDSAKAHWRMPSGHPEGFFEAFANLYRNFAYAVKAHMEGREPDPIYDFPSVADGVRGLAFIDTVIASNKTETKWTKFVS; translated from the coding sequence ATGGGTATGGTTGGTGGGGGGCTTGATGCCTTCATTGGAGCCGTTCACCGCCGGGCTGCTGGGTTCGATGGGGAAATCGAACTAGTTTGTGGCTGCTTCAGCTCAAATCCCGACAAATCGAAGGCTACCGGTCATGCCCTTTACCTGCCCGAAGATCGAGTTTATTCGTCGTTTGAAGAGATGATTCTGGCCGAAAAAGCATTGCCAGAAGGCGAGCGTATGGATTTTTTGTCCATCGTAACGCCTAATCACATGCACTTTCCGCCAGCCAAAATGGCCCTCGAAAATGGCTTTCATGTGATGTGCGATAAGCCCATGACACTTACGCTGGAAGAAGCGAAAGAACTGGCTACTATTGTTGAAAAGTCCGGTTTAGTGTTTGGCCTAACGCATAACTACACAGGTTATCCGATGGTGAAAGAAGCCCGCGACATGATTCGTAACGGCAAGCTGGGTAAACTTCGGAAGGTAGTTGTTGAGTATCCACAGGGCTGGTTATCGAAGAAAGAAGAGGATACCGATTACAAACAGGCAATCTGGCGTACAGACCCGGCCAAATCGGGGGCTGCCGGCTGCATGGGCGATATTGGTACCCATGCCGAAAATCTGGCCGAGTACGTTACGGGTTTACAAATCTCGGAACTCTGTGCTGACCTTACGGCATTCGTGCCCGGTCGTCAGCTTGATGATGACGGAAACGTTCTGTTGCATTTTGAGGGAGGAGCCAAAGGGGTTCTGCACGCAAGCCAGATTGCCAATGGCGAAGAGAACGCTCTGAAAATCTATGTGTATGGCGAACTTGGCGGTCTGGAATGGCATCAGATGGAGCCGAATACATTGAAATATAAAACGCAGGAAGGCCAGCGGATTATTCGCCCGAATGTGGGCACGCTATCCGATTCGGCAAAGGCGCACTGGCGTATGCCATCGGGCCACCCCGAAGGTTTCTTTGAAGCATTCGCTAACCTGTATCGCAACTTTGCCTACGCCGTAAAAGCGCATATGGAAGGTCGCGAACCTGATCCAATTTACGACTTCCCATCCGTGGCAGACGGCGTTCGTGGGCTGGCCTTCATCGATACGGTCATTGCCTCGAATAAGACCGAGACGAAGTGGACGAAGTTTGTAAGTTAA